A region from the Sulfitobacter sp. D7 genome encodes:
- a CDS encoding aspartate carbamoyltransferase catalytic subunit — MSFAHRHLLGIEQLSQADITTLLDLADTYADRNRQPNKHSDALRGLTQINMFFENSTRTQASFEIAGKRLGADVMNMAMQASSIKKGETLIDTAMTLNAMHPDLLVVRHPQSGAVDLLAQKVNCAVLNAGDGRHEHPTQALLDALTIRRAKGRLHRLSIAICGDIAHSRVARSNILLLGKMENRIRLVGPPTLMPSQIDQFGVEVFDDMKKGLEGVDVVMMLRLQKERMDGGFIPSEREYYHRYGLDAEKLAHASPDAIVMHPGPMNRGVEIDGTLADDINRSVIQDQVEMGVAVRMAAMDLLARNHIAAQPGAI, encoded by the coding sequence ATGTCATTCGCCCATCGCCACCTGCTTGGCATCGAACAACTCTCGCAGGCAGACATCACCACCCTGCTGGATCTGGCCGACACCTATGCCGACCGCAACCGCCAGCCCAACAAACACTCTGACGCGCTGCGCGGGCTGACGCAGATCAATATGTTCTTTGAAAACTCCACCCGCACGCAGGCGAGTTTCGAGATCGCGGGCAAGCGTCTAGGCGCGGATGTGATGAACATGGCGATGCAGGCCAGCTCGATCAAAAAAGGCGAAACGCTGATCGACACGGCGATGACGCTGAACGCAATGCACCCCGATCTGCTGGTGGTACGCCATCCGCAATCCGGCGCGGTGGACCTGCTGGCGCAGAAGGTGAACTGCGCCGTGCTCAACGCAGGCGACGGGCGGCACGAGCACCCCACACAGGCACTGCTGGATGCGCTGACGATCCGCCGCGCCAAGGGTAGGCTGCACCGCCTCAGCATCGCGATCTGCGGCGATATCGCGCACAGCCGGGTGGCGCGGTCGAACATCCTACTGCTTGGCAAGATGGAGAACCGCATCCGCCTTGTCGGCCCGCCGACCCTGATGCCGAGCCAGATCGACCAATTTGGCGTCGAAGTCTTTGACGACATGAAAAAGGGGCTCGAAGGTGTCGATGTGGTGATGATGCTGCGCCTCCAGAAAGAGCGGATGGACGGCGGGTTCATCCCCTCCGAGCGCGAGTATTATCACCGCTACGGGCTGGATGCCGAAAAGCTCGCCCATGCCAGCCCCGATGCCATTGTCATGCATCCCGGCCCGATGAACCGCGGGGTTGAGATTGACGGCACGCTGGCCGATGACATCAATCGCTCGGTGATCCAAGATCAGGTAGAGATGGGCGTCGCCGTGCGCATGGCCGCAATGGACCTGCTGGCGCGCAACCACATCGCCGCCCAGCCCGGCGCGATCTGA
- the pyrC gene encoding dihydroorotase, which translates to MTQFFTNLRLLDPEASTLEPAAVLVRDGVIAEVLVGGATAPDGAEVIDCGGHILAPGIVDIGVKVCEPGERHKESYRSAGLAAAAGGVTTMVTRPDTDPAIDSPETLEFVTRRANEAAPVNVVPMAALTKGREGREMTEIGFLMDAGAAAFTDCDRVVTDTKVFSRALTYARSLGALVIAHPQDPGLSKGAAVTSGKFASLRGLPAVSPMAERMGLDRDIALIEMTGARYHADQITTARALPALERAKRNGLDITAGVGIHHLTLNALDVADYRTFFKVKPPLRDEEDRIAVVEAVASGLIDIICSMHTPQDEESKRLPFEEAASGAVGLETLLPAALRLVHAEMMDLPTLWRALSLNPAKRLGLPGGRIAVGAPADLVLFNPDAPFVLDRATLRSKSRNTPFDGMRMQGKVVATYVAGSCVYEAN; encoded by the coding sequence ATGACCCAGTTCTTCACCAACCTGCGCCTTCTAGACCCCGAAGCCAGCACGCTTGAGCCAGCCGCTGTTTTGGTCCGCGATGGGGTGATTGCCGAGGTTCTGGTCGGTGGCGCCACAGCGCCCGACGGCGCAGAGGTGATCGATTGCGGTGGTCATATCCTCGCCCCCGGCATCGTCGATATCGGCGTGAAAGTTTGCGAACCGGGCGAGCGGCACAAGGAAAGCTACCGCTCTGCCGGGCTGGCCGCAGCAGCGGGAGGGGTGACCACAATGGTCACGCGCCCTGATACCGATCCGGCCATCGACAGCCCCGAAACACTCGAATTCGTCACCCGCCGCGCCAATGAGGCAGCGCCGGTGAATGTGGTCCCCATGGCCGCACTTACCAAAGGCCGCGAAGGCCGCGAGATGACCGAGATCGGTTTTCTGATGGATGCAGGCGCCGCCGCCTTTACCGATTGCGACCGCGTTGTGACGGATACCAAAGTCTTCTCCCGCGCGCTGACCTATGCGCGCAGCCTTGGTGCACTCGTCATCGCCCACCCGCAGGATCCGGGGCTGAGCAAGGGGGCGGCTGTCACCTCCGGCAAATTCGCCTCGTTGCGCGGCCTGCCTGCCGTGTCGCCCATGGCCGAACGCATGGGACTGGACCGCGACATTGCCCTGATCGAGATGACCGGCGCGCGGTATCACGCAGACCAGATCACCACCGCACGCGCCCTGCCCGCGCTGGAACGCGCCAAGCGCAACGGGCTCGACATCACCGCGGGCGTGGGCATCCACCATCTGACGCTGAATGCGCTCGACGTGGCCGATTATCGGACCTTCTTTAAGGTGAAACCGCCACTGCGCGACGAGGAAGACCGCATCGCCGTGGTCGAAGCCGTCGCCAGCGGCCTGATCGATATCATCTGCTCTATGCACACCCCGCAGGACGAAGAAAGCAAACGCCTGCCCTTCGAGGAAGCCGCCAGCGGCGCGGTCGGGCTGGAAACGCTGCTGCCCGCCGCCCTGCGATTGGTCCATGCCGAGATGATGGACCTGCCGACACTCTGGCGCGCGCTGTCGCTGAACCCGGCCAAACGGCTCGGCCTGCCCGGCGGGCGGATTGCCGTGGGTGCGCCTGCGGATCTCGTGCTGTTCAACCCCGACGCCCCCTTCGTGTTGGACCGCGCGACGCTGCGGTCAAAATCCCGCAACACGCCCTTTGACGGGATGCGGATGCAGGGTAAGGTCGTGGCAACTTATGTTGCAGGCTCCTGCGTTTACGAGGCGAATTGA
- the plsY gene encoding glycerol-3-phosphate 1-O-acyltransferase PlsY, with protein sequence MPPIDTSIEMILFWALAGYVIGSIAFGMLLARLMGLGNLRDIGSGNIGATNVLRTGNKKAAALTLLLDGAKGAVAVLLARAFAGEDAAQAAALGAMIGHCYPVWLGFRGGKGVATFLGLMLALAWPVGLACCAVWLITATLSRISSLSALAAAASSTFLLVFLGYGEMLLLGIALTLLIFWRHRDNIRRIRSGKESRIGQKG encoded by the coding sequence ATGCCCCCTATCGACACTTCTATTGAAATGATCCTTTTTTGGGCGCTGGCGGGCTACGTCATCGGCTCTATCGCCTTTGGCATGCTGCTGGCGCGGCTGATGGGGCTGGGCAACCTGCGCGATATCGGGTCGGGCAACATCGGCGCGACCAATGTGCTGCGCACCGGCAACAAAAAAGCCGCGGCGCTGACGCTGTTGCTGGACGGGGCCAAGGGGGCCGTTGCGGTCTTGCTCGCCCGCGCCTTTGCTGGCGAAGACGCGGCGCAGGCGGCGGCGCTCGGCGCGATGATCGGTCATTGCTATCCGGTCTGGCTTGGCTTTCGCGGCGGCAAAGGGGTGGCGACCTTTTTGGGCCTCATGCTGGCGCTGGCATGGCCTGTCGGGCTGGCGTGTTGTGCGGTCTGGTTGATTACTGCGACACTCTCGCGCATCTCGTCCCTGTCGGCGCTGGCAGCGGCGGCAAGCTCGACCTTTTTGCTGGTGTTCCTCGGCTATGGGGAAATGCTGCTTTTGGGCATCGCCCTGACGCTGCTCATCTTTTGGCGGCACCGCGACAACATCCGCCGCATTCGAAGCGGTAAGGAATCGCGGATCGGTCAGAAAGGCTGA
- a CDS encoding glutamate--cysteine ligase — MSIPQSGGGPIEHHDQMAQYLADGCKPKEDWRIGTEHEKFGYCTDTHKPLPYEGDRSIRVMLEGLRDRHGWAPVEEGGKLIGLEKEGANISLEPGGQLELSGAPVETIHETCDEVNTHLREVKDVADEIGVGFIGLGAAPEWSHEQMDLMPKGRYKLMDGYMQKVGTMGTTMMRRTCTVQVNLDFATEADMVQKMRVAVAMQPIANALFANSPFLDGKPNGVKSTRGLVWRNLDDARTGMVPFVFDEGFGFEAWVQYALDVPMYFVYRDGKYIDALGQSFRDFLKGELPALPGEKPTLSDWADHLTTLFPEARVKKFIEMRGADGGPWRRLCALPAFWVGLMYDQSALDGAWDLVKDWDADTREELRIAASTHGLQAEVGGLKMHDLAREAVALSEAGLKARARPGAGGLVPDETHFLNALRDSIETGRVPADDLLADYHGPWSGDLSRIYAEYSY, encoded by the coding sequence ATGTCCATTCCTCAATCCGGCGGCGGCCCGATCGAACATCATGACCAAATGGCGCAGTATCTGGCCGACGGCTGCAAGCCAAAAGAAGATTGGCGCATCGGCACAGAACACGAGAAATTCGGCTATTGCACTGATACTCATAAGCCGCTGCCCTATGAGGGCGACCGCTCAATCCGGGTGATGCTGGAAGGGCTGCGTGACCGTCACGGCTGGGCGCCGGTCGAAGAGGGTGGCAAGCTTATCGGGCTGGAAAAAGAGGGTGCGAACATCAGTCTTGAGCCGGGCGGGCAGTTGGAGCTGTCGGGCGCGCCAGTCGAAACCATCCATGAAACTTGCGATGAGGTGAACACCCACCTGCGCGAGGTCAAAGATGTGGCCGATGAGATCGGCGTGGGCTTCATCGGTCTGGGCGCCGCGCCCGAGTGGTCGCATGAGCAGATGGATTTGATGCCCAAGGGCCGCTACAAGTTGATGGACGGCTATATGCAAAAGGTCGGCACCATGGGCACCACCATGATGCGCCGCACCTGCACCGTTCAGGTGAACCTCGATTTCGCGACGGAAGCCGACATGGTGCAAAAGATGCGCGTCGCCGTGGCAATGCAGCCCATCGCCAATGCGCTTTTTGCCAATTCACCCTTCCTCGACGGCAAGCCCAATGGCGTGAAATCCACCCGCGGGTTGGTGTGGCGCAATCTGGATGATGCCCGCACTGGGATGGTGCCTTTCGTCTTTGACGAGGGTTTTGGGTTTGAGGCTTGGGTGCAATATGCGCTCGATGTGCCGATGTATTTTGTCTACCGCGATGGCAAATATATCGACGCGCTCGGCCAGTCCTTCCGCGATTTTCTGAAGGGCGAGCTGCCTGCGCTGCCCGGCGAGAAGCCGACGCTGAGCGATTGGGCCGATCATCTGACCACGCTGTTCCCCGAGGCGCGGGTGAAGAAATTCATCGAAATGCGTGGTGCCGATGGTGGCCCGTGGCGGCGTCTTTGCGCCCTTCCGGCCTTCTGGGTTGGGCTGATGTATGACCAGAGCGCGTTGGATGGCGCTTGGGATTTGGTCAAGGATTGGGATGCCGACACCCGAGAAGAGCTGCGTATCGCGGCCTCGACCCACGGCCTTCAGGCCGAGGTTGGCGGGCTGAAAATGCATGATCTGGCACGCGAGGCGGTGGCCCTGTCAGAGGCAGGTTTGAAAGCCCGCGCCCGTCCCGGCGCAGGCGGGCTGGTCCCGGATGAGACGCATTTCCTCAACGCCCTGCGCGACAGTATCGAGACAGGCCGCGTGCCTGCGGATGATCTGTTGGCGGATTATCATGGGCCATGGAGCGGCGATCTAAGCCGTATCTACGCTGAATATTCCTACTAA
- a CDS encoding 16S rRNA (uracil(1498)-N(3))-methyltransferase yields MNAKIRLYVDQPLGQGQTVPLAREQAHYLFGVMRLSVGAGVLLFNGRDGEWLAEVAEAGKRGGVLTCVEQIKPLQMPPDLWLLFAPIKKTRTDFIVEKAAEMGASRIVPVMTEFTNAGRVQQPRLQAHAVEAAEQCGGTYVPEVAEAVKLGRLLDQWGSNRQIMFCDEALAGESGALPTGAGGPWAILIGPEGGFSEGERKRLHGFDHAHAVTLGPRILRADTAAVAAMTMWQQALGDW; encoded by the coding sequence ATGAATGCGAAAATCAGATTGTATGTAGATCAGCCCTTGGGGCAGGGGCAAACGGTTCCTTTGGCGCGCGAGCAAGCGCATTACCTCTTTGGGGTGATGCGCCTGTCGGTCGGGGCCGGGGTGCTTTTGTTCAACGGGCGCGATGGCGAATGGCTGGCCGAAGTGGCCGAGGCGGGCAAGCGCGGCGGTGTTCTGACCTGCGTCGAGCAGATCAAACCTTTGCAGATGCCGCCTGACCTGTGGCTGCTTTTCGCGCCGATTAAAAAGACCCGCACCGACTTTATTGTTGAAAAAGCCGCCGAGATGGGCGCGTCGCGCATTGTCCCGGTGATGACTGAATTTACCAACGCAGGCCGCGTGCAGCAGCCGCGCCTTCAGGCCCATGCGGTCGAGGCGGCAGAGCAATGCGGCGGCACCTATGTGCCCGAGGTCGCCGAGGCGGTGAAGCTAGGGCGGCTGCTGGATCAATGGGGCAGCAACCGTCAGATCATGTTCTGCGATGAGGCTTTGGCTGGCGAGAGCGGCGCGCTTCCCACGGGGGCAGGCGGACCATGGGCTATTCTCATCGGTCCCGAAGGTGGGTTTTCGGAAGGAGAACGCAAGCGCTTGCACGGGTTTGATCATGCCCACGCCGTCACACTGGGGCCGCGCATCCTGCGGGCCGATACGGCGGCGGTGGCGGCGATGACGATGTGGCAGCAGGCTTTGGGAGACTGGTGA
- the ubiA gene encoding 4-hydroxybenzoate octaprenyltransferase: MHNQPPSPDATPDAPVADAVTDNWVDRYAPAGLRPYLRLSRADRPIGTWLLLLPCWWGLSLAILFDQAPRWEDLWIFAGCGIGAFLMRGAGCTWNDITDRNIDGKVARTRSRPIPSGAVTVKQALAWMVGQMLLALLILLSFNQAAIAMGVLALLPVAVYPFAKRFTWWPQVFLGLAFNWGAMLAWTAHAGTLHAPAIVLYLAGIAWTLFYDTIYAHQDAEDDALIGVKSTARLFGENSGKWLRRFLMATVGLMGIAVIYAGLPEASVLALAIALGGPWAMGWHMAWQLRGLDTKDNAKLLQLFRANRDTGMIPLLFFAASLLA, encoded by the coding sequence ATGCACAACCAGCCGCCTTCGCCAGATGCTACGCCCGATGCGCCTGTTGCCGATGCTGTGACCGACAATTGGGTCGACCGTTACGCCCCTGCCGGACTGCGCCCCTACCTGCGGCTGAGCCGCGCGGATCGGCCCATTGGCACATGGCTGTTGCTGCTGCCCTGCTGGTGGGGGCTGAGCCTTGCGATCCTTTTCGATCAGGCGCCCCGGTGGGAGGATCTGTGGATTTTCGCGGGCTGCGGCATCGGCGCTTTCCTGATGCGTGGGGCGGGCTGTACGTGGAACGACATCACCGACCGCAACATCGACGGCAAAGTCGCGCGCACCCGCTCGCGGCCGATCCCTTCGGGGGCGGTCACGGTGAAACAGGCGCTGGCGTGGATGGTGGGGCAAATGCTGCTGGCGCTGCTGATCCTGCTTTCCTTTAACCAAGCGGCCATTGCCATGGGCGTGCTGGCGCTGCTGCCGGTGGCTGTCTATCCCTTCGCCAAACGGTTCACATGGTGGCCGCAGGTCTTTCTGGGGCTCGCCTTTAACTGGGGCGCGATGCTGGCGTGGACGGCGCATGCGGGCACACTGCACGCTCCTGCGATCGTACTCTACCTCGCCGGGATCGCTTGGACTCTGTTCTATGACACGATCTATGCCCATCAGGATGCCGAGGATGACGCGCTGATCGGGGTCAAATCCACCGCCCGGCTCTTTGGAGAGAATTCTGGCAAATGGCTGCGGCGCTTCCTCATGGCGACTGTCGGTTTGATGGGGATCGCCGTGATCTATGCCGGTCTGCCAGAGGCCTCGGTGCTGGCGCTGGCGATTGCGCTTGGCGGGCCTTGGGCCATGGGATGGCATATGGCGTGGCAATTGCGCGGGCTGGACACCAAGGACAACGCCAAGCTCTTGCAGCTCTTTCGCGCCAACCGCGATACCGGCATGATCCCGCTGTTGTTTTTCGCAGCAAGTCTTCTGGCCTGA
- a CDS encoding OmpA family protein: MRLSAIFMIALTFAAAGVVSLVAASFSVQLIEDTSEIGVRDALDDQGMTWAEVQADGLQVTLAGIAPTEAVRFRALSTAGTVVDAARVIDEMEVEAQSGIAPPRFSAEVLRNDAGISIIGLIPTSTDREAVIDAFDDMAGDATVTDLLEAADYPAPEGWEDALNFAVRAMADLPRAKASVDAGRVTITAIADSAAAKAQMERKLQRAAPPSLRLRLDIAAPRPVITPFTLRFEIDAEGARFDACSADTEAAANRILKAGIAAGASESADCTIGLGVPSPNWGRAVALAIEALSRVGQGAISFADADITLLAAPGTDSNTFDRVVGELENALPDVFALTAKLPKVEDPDAGPPEFTATLSPEGQVQLRGRLSTEGLRDLADSYAKSHFGSANVYTAARLDETLPDDWATRVLTGLEAMASLANGSVNVTPDRLEVMGNTGNKDANTTVASLLADKLGEGADYSIDITYQEKLDPIAGLPTPEECEAEIREILKIGKITFEPGSATIDAAALGTMDDIAEVLKRCGDIPLEIQGYTDSQGRESMNLSLSQSRAESVLNELRARRVLTSSFLAKGYGEENPIADNKTEDGREANRRIEFRLIQPEAETPEDETALESAEETGDTTAEEIGESDETEEGSGDEQN; the protein is encoded by the coding sequence ATGCGCCTCTCCGCCATTTTCATGATCGCCCTGACCTTTGCAGCCGCAGGGGTGGTCTCTCTCGTGGCGGCAAGCTTTTCGGTGCAGTTGATCGAGGATACTTCCGAAATCGGTGTGCGTGACGCGCTGGACGATCAGGGCATGACATGGGCCGAGGTGCAGGCCGATGGTCTGCAAGTCACCCTCGCCGGGATCGCCCCGACCGAGGCCGTGCGTTTCCGCGCCCTGTCGACCGCAGGCACCGTGGTCGACGCCGCTCGCGTGATCGACGAGATGGAGGTCGAGGCCCAATCCGGCATCGCCCCGCCGCGCTTCTCTGCCGAGGTTCTGCGCAATGATGCGGGCATCTCGATCATTGGCCTGATCCCCACCAGCACCGACCGCGAGGCGGTGATCGACGCCTTTGATGACATGGCGGGTGACGCCACGGTGACTGACCTGTTGGAAGCTGCCGACTATCCAGCCCCCGAAGGCTGGGAAGACGCGCTGAACTTTGCGGTGCGTGCCATGGCGGACCTGCCCCGCGCCAAAGCCTCGGTCGATGCGGGGCGCGTGACGATCACCGCCATCGCCGACAGCGCCGCCGCCAAGGCCCAGATGGAGCGTAAACTGCAGCGCGCGGCCCCGCCCAGCCTGCGGCTGCGGCTCGACATTGCAGCACCCCGCCCGGTGATCACCCCCTTTACCCTGCGGTTTGAGATCGACGCCGAAGGCGCGCGTTTCGACGCTTGCTCTGCCGATACCGAAGCCGCCGCCAACCGCATCCTGAAGGCGGGCATCGCCGCCGGCGCGTCAGAAAGTGCCGATTGCACCATCGGTCTGGGTGTGCCCAGCCCGAACTGGGGCCGCGCCGTGGCGCTGGCCATCGAAGCGCTGAGCCGCGTGGGCCAAGGCGCCATTTCTTTCGCGGATGCAGACATTACATTGCTGGCTGCGCCCGGCACCGATTCCAACACCTTCGACCGCGTTGTGGGCGAGTTGGAAAACGCCCTTCCGGATGTTTTCGCCCTGACCGCGAAATTGCCGAAAGTCGAAGACCCCGACGCAGGCCCGCCCGAATTCACCGCCACCCTCTCTCCCGAGGGGCAGGTGCAACTGCGCGGACGGCTCTCGACCGAGGGGCTGCGCGATCTGGCGGACAGCTACGCGAAATCGCATTTCGGATCGGCCAATGTCTATACCGCCGCACGTCTGGACGAGACCCTGCCGGACGATTGGGCCACCCGCGTCCTGACCGGGCTGGAGGCCATGGCCTCGCTCGCCAACGGCTCTGTCAACGTCACGCCCGACCGGCTTGAGGTCATGGGCAACACCGGCAACAAGGATGCGAACACCACCGTTGCCTCACTCTTGGCCGACAAGCTGGGCGAAGGTGCGGATTACAGCATCGACATCACCTATCAAGAAAAGCTCGACCCCATCGCGGGTCTGCCCACACCCGAAGAATGCGAAGCCGAGATTCGCGAAATCCTGAAAATCGGCAAGATCACCTTCGAGCCGGGCAGCGCCACGATCGACGCGGCCGCTTTGGGTACGATGGATGATATCGCCGAGGTGCTGAAACGCTGCGGTGACATCCCGCTGGAAATTCAGGGCTACACCGACAGCCAAGGCCGCGAATCGATGAACCTGTCGCTGTCGCAAAGCCGCGCGGAATCGGTTCTGAACGAATTGCGCGCCCGCCGGGTGCTGACCTCGTCCTTCCTTGCCAAGGGCTACGGCGAAGAAAACCCCATCGCCGACAACAAGACCGAGGATGGCCGCGAAGCCAACCGCCGCATCGAATTCCGCCTGATCCAACCCGAGGCTGAGACGCCCGAAGACGAAACAGCGCTGGAATCTGCTGAAGAAACGGGCGATACCACGGCAGAAGAGATCGGGGAATCCGACGAAACCGAAGAAGGCAGCGGTGATGAGCAGAACTGA
- a CDS encoding VOC family protein: MAKLAHSMIRVLDEAASVKFYEDVFDLRIADRLDFDSFTLIYLRDASGDFELELTVNKDRDTPYDLGDGYGHLAFVVEDLEAARDTAIKAGAAPCDIVDFRPAGETVAKFFFVADPDGYQIEVIEKGGRFA; encoded by the coding sequence ATGGCCAAACTTGCCCATTCCATGATCCGCGTCTTAGATGAGGCGGCATCGGTGAAATTCTACGAAGACGTCTTCGACCTTAGAATCGCCGACCGTTTGGATTTTGACAGCTTCACCCTGATCTACCTGCGCGACGCCTCGGGCGATTTCGAGCTGGAGCTGACAGTCAACAAGGACCGCGATACGCCCTATGATCTGGGCGACGGCTATGGCCATCTGGCCTTTGTGGTCGAAGACCTCGAGGCCGCCCGCGACACCGCGATCAAAGCCGGAGCCGCCCCATGTGACATCGTCGATTTTCGCCCAGCCGGAGAGACGGTGGCGAAGTTCTTCTTTGTGGCGGATCCGGACGGCTATCAGATCGAAGTCATCGAAAAAGGCGGACGCTTCGCCTGA
- a CDS encoding molybdenum cofactor biosynthesis protein MoaE, with protein sequence MRVLVQVEPFDLAEETARFAKGEGGSGAIVTFTGVVRDNDAGTLSAMEIEHYPGMTEKALREIAQQAVTRFELQDALVIHRHGRLVPGEQIMMVATAARHRRSAFEAAEFLMDYLKSRAPFWKREITAEGEEWVAAKDDDEAALERW encoded by the coding sequence ATGCGCGTATTGGTGCAGGTAGAACCCTTTGATCTGGCCGAGGAAACCGCGCGCTTTGCGAAAGGCGAAGGCGGCAGCGGTGCGATTGTGACCTTTACCGGCGTCGTGCGCGACAATGATGCAGGCACGCTGAGCGCGATGGAGATCGAACATTACCCGGGCATGACCGAAAAGGCGCTGCGCGAGATTGCGCAGCAGGCCGTTACGCGGTTCGAACTGCAAGATGCGCTGGTGATCCACCGCCATGGGCGTCTGGTGCCGGGCGAACAGATCATGATGGTCGCCACGGCAGCGCGGCATCGCCGCAGCGCATTCGAGGCGGCGGAGTTCTTGATGGATTACCTCAAATCCCGCGCGCCATTCTGGAAGCGCGAGATCACGGCTGAGGGGGAGGAGTGGGTCGCTGCAAAAGACGATGATGAGGCTGCGCTAGAGCGCTGGTAA
- the moaD gene encoding molybdopterin converting factor subunit 1, whose product MDVLYFAWVRERIGLPRERVESQATTVAELVEELRGREERYEMAFSDLSALRVAVDQELTDFDAPLEGAREVAFFPPMTGG is encoded by the coding sequence ATGGATGTCCTCTATTTTGCATGGGTTCGCGAACGGATCGGCCTGCCGCGTGAGCGGGTGGAAAGCCAAGCCACGACCGTGGCCGAACTGGTCGAAGAATTACGTGGCCGAGAGGAGCGTTACGAGATGGCGTTTTCTGACCTCTCCGCATTGCGCGTGGCTGTGGATCAGGAGTTGACCGACTTCGACGCGCCGCTTGAGGGTGCACGCGAAGTGGCCTTTTTCCCACCAATGACCGGGGGCTGA
- the pgsA gene encoding CDP-diacylglycerol--glycerol-3-phosphate 3-phosphatidyltransferase produces the protein MKWNLPNILTLLRLVAAPGVAVMFLYFTRPYADWFALVLFVGAAVTDWFDGYLARAWGQETKLGAMLDPIADKAMVVIALMVIVAFSSWSPWLVLPATLILFREVFVSGLREYLGDVAGTLKVTQLAKWKTTLQMIAIAVLFSQGVFEHYLGMSVFGMDQQMIEAILDGEVEDTLGLGWKLAGMEWAGLLGLVLLWVAAVLTAITGFDYLRKALPHLKEPI, from the coding sequence ATGAAATGGAATTTGCCCAATATCCTGACCCTGCTCAGGCTGGTCGCGGCCCCCGGTGTGGCGGTCATGTTTCTCTATTTTACGCGCCCCTACGCCGACTGGTTCGCATTGGTGCTCTTCGTCGGGGCGGCGGTGACGGATTGGTTTGACGGCTATCTGGCCCGCGCTTGGGGGCAGGAAACCAAACTGGGCGCCATGCTCGACCCGATTGCCGACAAAGCGATGGTCGTGATCGCGCTGATGGTGATCGTGGCCTTTTCCAGCTGGTCGCCTTGGCTGGTGCTGCCCGCCACGCTGATCCTGTTTCGGGAAGTCTTTGTCTCGGGCCTGCGTGAATATCTGGGCGACGTTGCGGGCACCTTGAAGGTCACCCAACTGGCCAAGTGGAAGACGACCCTACAGATGATCGCGATCGCCGTGCTGTTCTCGCAAGGCGTGTTCGAACATTATCTTGGGATGAGCGTTTTCGGCATGGACCAGCAGATGATCGAAGCGATCCTTGATGGCGAGGTCGAAGATACTCTGGGGCTGGGTTGGAAGCTTGCCGGGATGGAATGGGCCGGGCTGTTGGGGCTGGTCCTGCTGTGGGTCGCCGCCGTGCTGACCGCCATCACCGGCTTTGACTACCTGCGCAAGGCGCTGCCACATCTGAAGGAGCCAATCTAA